From the Nocardiopsis changdeensis genome, one window contains:
- a CDS encoding LysR family transcriptional regulator → MNQVHLQQVECLVTLAEELHFGRTAERLGYSQSRASQLIASLEGRVGARLVERTSRRVALTRLGAEFVEEVRPAYRALAAAFSRARENAMRGALRELRIGFTGMVYEEVTRTFRALREEHGVSVHTCDLPLGTPFAAVLEGAVDAVIAELPVHEPELTVGFLFPPQDRLLALAGGHPWADREAVPVEDLAGSDLLHRVGDAPDYWTAAHTPPATPAGRPIPSTRGVATLQEGLALVASGHHTMLVCRPLSEHSTRTDVRFLPVRGLEGSSRLGLLWRTDRTVPPLTALARLLADTHETPNPSPA, encoded by the coding sequence ATGAACCAGGTGCACCTCCAGCAGGTCGAGTGCCTGGTCACCCTGGCCGAGGAGCTGCACTTCGGCCGGACCGCCGAGCGCCTGGGCTACTCCCAGTCCCGTGCCAGCCAGCTCATCGCCTCGCTGGAGGGGCGCGTCGGCGCGCGGCTGGTGGAGCGCACCAGCAGGCGGGTGGCGCTCACCCGCCTGGGCGCCGAGTTCGTCGAGGAGGTCCGCCCCGCCTACCGGGCGCTGGCGGCCGCGTTCTCCCGGGCGCGCGAGAACGCCATGCGGGGCGCGCTGCGGGAACTGCGCATCGGCTTCACCGGCATGGTGTACGAGGAGGTCACCCGGACGTTCCGCGCCCTGCGGGAGGAGCACGGGGTCTCGGTGCACACCTGCGACCTGCCCCTGGGCACGCCCTTCGCGGCGGTGCTGGAGGGCGCGGTGGACGCCGTGATCGCCGAGCTCCCCGTCCACGAGCCGGAACTGACGGTCGGGTTCCTCTTCCCGCCCCAGGACCGGCTGCTCGCCCTGGCCGGAGGCCACCCGTGGGCGGACCGGGAGGCGGTCCCGGTGGAGGACCTGGCCGGGTCCGACCTGCTGCACCGCGTCGGCGACGCCCCGGACTACTGGACGGCCGCCCACACCCCGCCGGCCACCCCGGCGGGCCGCCCCATCCCCTCCACCCGGGGCGTCGCCACCCTCCAGGAGGGGCTCGCCCTGGTGGCCTCAGGACACCACACCATGCTGGTCTGCCGCCCGCTGAGCGAGCACAGCACCCGCACCGACGTGCGGTTCCTCCCGGTCCGGGGGCTGGAGGGGTCGAGCCGCCTCGGGCTGCTCTGGCGGACCGACCGCACCGTCCCCCCGCTCACCGCCCTGGCCCGACTGCTGGCCGACACCCACGAAACGCCGAACCCCTCCCCCGCCTGA
- a CDS encoding maleylpyruvate isomerase family mycothiol-dependent enzyme has translation MNGVWALVHAERRALVEDLAGLPPDRWGTPSLCDGWTVHDVAAHLVDSARTTRVGFVLGMLRARLDFDRLNGAGVARERGNGPADTLERLREVAPRTTAPPAPLDTRLVEEVVHGEDIRRPLGIVRAYPPEAVERALRLQARTPAAYGGGRERAAGLRLAAAGGGPGLGDGPVVSGTALDLLLALSGRGAALEGLGGPGADALRARL, from the coding sequence GTGAACGGGGTCTGGGCGCTCGTGCACGCCGAACGCCGCGCCCTCGTCGAGGACCTGGCCGGACTGCCGCCGGACCGGTGGGGGACGCCCTCGCTCTGCGACGGCTGGACCGTCCACGACGTGGCGGCGCACCTGGTCGACTCCGCGCGGACCACGCGCGTCGGCTTCGTCCTGGGCATGTTGCGGGCGCGGCTGGACTTCGACCGGCTCAACGGGGCCGGTGTCGCCCGCGAGCGCGGGAACGGCCCCGCCGACACCCTGGAGCGGCTGCGGGAGGTCGCGCCGCGGACGACGGCGCCTCCGGCGCCCCTGGACACGCGGCTCGTGGAGGAGGTCGTCCACGGCGAGGACATCCGGCGCCCCCTGGGGATCGTCCGCGCGTACCCGCCGGAGGCGGTGGAGCGCGCCCTCCGGCTCCAGGCCCGCACGCCGGCGGCGTACGGCGGAGGCCGGGAGAGGGCCGCCGGACTGCGGCTCGCCGCCGCCGGCGGAGGGCCCGGCCTGGGCGATGGCCCGGTCGTCTCCGGTACGGCGCTGGACCTGCTCCTGGCCCTCTCGGGCCGCGGGGCGGCCCTGGAGGGGCTGGGCGGCCCCGGCGCGGACGCCCTCCGCGCCCGGCTCTGA
- a CDS encoding MFS transporter: MERLSPPAREHARTSPRGRAAVAVLASATFTVVTSEMLPVGVLTPMAQGLGVSPGAAGTSLTVTGLVAAAVAPVVPRLLGDLDRRVVLAAAMAVLGLGNLLTALAGGFGLLVVSRIVLGIGMGAVWGLAAAVAVRLVAPRDAALAVSVTVGGVAAASVLGVPLGTLVGGLAGWRAAFAVFAALAFVLAIGLAAVLPRLRRPEPAGAEDGGERRRLLRPAVAAGLAAVALLVVAHFAAYTYVRPVLEDRAGFPAGAIAVLLLLYGVFGLAGNFGAGALAARRPGPTVLLLAGGIAAAVAVLAASGTAAAAVAAVALWGAAYGGLSVSGQLWMTAAAPDRVEHVTGLYVGVFTASIALGAFAGGAVVDAAGTAPLLWGAAGLALAALAVGALGAGVGAGGRPGPRDQSSR, encoded by the coding sequence ATGGAACGACTCTCTCCTCCCGCGCGCGAGCACGCGCGGACCTCTCCCCGCGGCCGGGCCGCGGTCGCCGTCCTGGCATCGGCCACGTTCACCGTGGTGACGTCCGAGATGCTGCCCGTGGGGGTGCTGACCCCGATGGCACAGGGCCTCGGGGTGTCCCCCGGGGCGGCGGGCACCAGCCTGACGGTCACCGGGCTGGTCGCTGCGGCGGTCGCGCCCGTGGTGCCCCGCCTGCTGGGGGACCTCGACCGCCGCGTCGTGCTCGCGGCGGCGATGGCCGTCCTGGGCCTGGGCAACCTGCTGACCGCCCTGGCCGGAGGCTTCGGGCTCCTCGTCGTCTCGCGGATCGTCCTCGGGATCGGGATGGGGGCGGTGTGGGGCCTGGCGGCGGCGGTCGCCGTCCGCCTGGTCGCGCCGCGCGACGCCGCCCTGGCCGTGTCGGTCACCGTCGGCGGGGTGGCCGCCGCCTCCGTTCTGGGCGTGCCGCTGGGCACCCTGGTCGGCGGACTCGCCGGCTGGCGGGCGGCGTTCGCGGTGTTCGCCGCCCTCGCGTTCGTGCTGGCCATCGGGCTGGCGGCCGTGCTGCCCCGGCTGCGGCGCCCGGAGCCCGCCGGAGCGGAGGACGGCGGCGAACGCCGTCGGCTGCTCCGTCCGGCGGTCGCCGCCGGCCTGGCCGCCGTGGCGCTCCTGGTCGTCGCGCACTTCGCCGCCTACACCTATGTCCGCCCGGTCCTGGAGGACCGGGCGGGGTTCCCGGCGGGGGCGATCGCCGTGCTCCTGCTGCTGTACGGGGTCTTCGGGCTCGCCGGCAACTTCGGCGCCGGGGCCCTCGCGGCCCGCCGGCCCGGGCCGACGGTCCTGCTGCTGGCCGGGGGGATCGCCGCGGCCGTCGCCGTGCTGGCGGCCTCCGGGACGGCCGCCGCGGCGGTGGCGGCGGTCGCCCTGTGGGGGGCGGCCTACGGCGGTCTCTCCGTGTCCGGGCAGCTCTGGATGACCGCGGCGGCGCCGGACCGCGTCGAACACGTCACCGGCCTGTACGTCGGGGTCTTCACCGCCTCCATCGCTCTGGGCGCCTTCGCCGGGGGAGCCGTCGTCGACGCCGCGGGGACCGCCCCGCTGCTGTGGGGCGCGGCGGGGCTCGCCCTGGCCGCCCTCGCCGTCGGGGCCCTCGGTGCGGGGGTCGGAGCGGGCGGGCGGCCGGGGCCCCGGGATCAGAGCAGCAGGTAG
- a CDS encoding TetR/AcrR family transcriptional regulator, with protein MRPSSVRKREAALAAAERQFLATGYESVTMDSIASESGIAKQTLYSHFGSKRELFLELVTAKTVAASEHVLAEPPRPAPGSDPRAVLGEVLRAQLATVLDPAILGLRRLVIGEATRSPELAAALYEHGPRRAIASLAATLRALDGLAILDVPDPGLAATHLNWLVMGEPVNRAMLLGDGAARLDEDEVERHVQAALDTFLPSVLPGRER; from the coding sequence GTGCGCCCCAGTTCGGTCCGGAAACGGGAGGCCGCCCTCGCGGCGGCCGAGCGCCAGTTCCTGGCCACCGGGTACGAGTCGGTGACCATGGACTCGATCGCGAGCGAGTCCGGTATCGCGAAGCAGACGCTGTACAGCCACTTCGGCAGCAAGCGGGAGCTGTTCCTCGAACTGGTCACCGCAAAGACGGTGGCGGCGAGCGAGCACGTGCTCGCCGAGCCGCCGCGGCCCGCGCCCGGCTCCGACCCGCGCGCGGTGCTCGGCGAGGTGCTCCGCGCCCAGTTGGCGACGGTGCTGGACCCGGCGATCCTGGGCCTGCGGCGGTTGGTGATCGGCGAGGCGACCCGGTCCCCGGAGCTGGCCGCCGCGCTGTACGAGCACGGCCCCCGCCGGGCGATCGCCTCGCTCGCAGCGACCCTGCGCGCCCTCGACGGCCTCGCGATCCTGGACGTGCCCGACCCCGGGCTCGCCGCGACCCACCTGAACTGGCTGGTCATGGGCGAGCCGGTCAACCGCGCCATGCTGTTGGGCGACGGGGCCGCGCGCCTGGACGAGGACGAGGTCGAACGGCACGTCCAGGCGGCCCTGGACACCTTCCTGCCGAGCGTGCTGCCGGGGCGGGAGCGGTAG
- a CDS encoding MFS transporter yields MERPGARAWAGLALLSLPTVLLGLDVTVLYLVLPSLAADLEPTAAQTLWIMDAYGLLIAGFLITMGSLGDRIGRRRLLSVGVVAFGLFSVLAAFAPTAKWLIAARALLGVAGATLMPSTLALVGTLFPEPRHRALAIGIWATMFALGMAAGPVVGGALLAHLPWGSVFLLAVPVAAVVAAAAPFLLPEHRVPGRGGFDLPGVALSLGALLPLVYAVKHLAADGPDPWTLGAALLGAVCSVLFVRRQLRSPEPLLDVSLFADRAFSAALLVLLVGLVGVGGVMFLVTQYLQLVEGLPATEAGLWMGPPALAMLAAAVGAPLAARRIRPGTVMAATLGASLAGYALLAAAGPGERVCVVAGFTLVYLGLGSIAALGTDIVVGAAPADRAGSAAAVSETVQELGLAVGVVLLGGLSTAVHRSRVAPPDDAPAAVAARVGEGLSGVRSVAHRLPEATVRDAVDAFVAGLNLAALATGPVVAVLAVVCAVALRHVRPIGAGTGGGH; encoded by the coding sequence GTGGAACGCCCCGGAGCGCGCGCCTGGGCCGGTCTCGCACTGCTGTCACTGCCGACGGTGCTGCTCGGCCTGGACGTCACGGTGCTCTACCTCGTCCTGCCGAGCCTGGCGGCGGACCTGGAGCCCACGGCCGCGCAGACCCTGTGGATCATGGACGCCTACGGGCTCCTCATCGCCGGGTTCCTCATCACCATGGGGAGCCTGGGCGACCGGATCGGCCGCCGCCGGCTGCTGTCCGTGGGCGTCGTCGCCTTCGGCCTCTTCTCGGTCCTCGCGGCGTTCGCCCCCACCGCGAAGTGGCTGATCGCCGCCCGGGCGCTGCTGGGCGTCGCGGGGGCCACGCTCATGCCCTCCACCCTCGCGCTGGTGGGGACGCTGTTCCCCGAGCCCCGGCACCGCGCCCTGGCCATCGGGATCTGGGCCACCATGTTCGCGCTGGGGATGGCCGCGGGCCCTGTGGTCGGCGGCGCCCTGCTGGCGCACCTCCCCTGGGGGTCGGTGTTCCTGCTCGCGGTCCCCGTTGCCGCGGTCGTCGCGGCCGCCGCCCCGTTCCTGCTGCCGGAGCACCGGGTCCCCGGCCGGGGCGGCTTCGACCTGCCCGGCGTGGCGCTGTCGCTGGGGGCGCTGCTTCCGCTGGTCTACGCCGTCAAGCACCTGGCCGCCGACGGGCCCGACCCGTGGACCCTCGGCGCGGCCCTGCTGGGCGCGGTCTGCTCGGTGCTGTTCGTCCGCCGCCAGCTCCGCTCCCCGGAGCCGCTGCTGGACGTGTCGCTGTTCGCCGACCGCGCCTTCTCCGCCGCCCTGCTCGTGCTGCTGGTCGGGCTGGTCGGCGTCGGCGGGGTCATGTTCCTGGTCACCCAGTACCTGCAGCTGGTCGAGGGGCTCCCCGCCACCGAGGCGGGGCTGTGGATGGGACCGCCCGCGCTGGCGATGCTCGCCGCCGCGGTCGGCGCCCCGCTGGCCGCCCGGCGGATCCGCCCTGGCACCGTCATGGCCGCGACCCTCGGCGCCTCGCTGGCCGGGTACGCGCTGCTGGCCGCCGCCGGCCCGGGGGAGCGGGTCTGCGTGGTCGCCGGGTTCACCCTGGTCTACCTCGGGCTCGGGTCCATCGCGGCCCTGGGGACCGACATCGTCGTGGGCGCTGCGCCCGCGGACAGGGCGGGGTCGGCGGCGGCGGTGTCCGAAACCGTGCAGGAGCTGGGGCTGGCGGTCGGCGTGGTGCTGCTGGGCGGGCTGTCCACCGCCGTCCACCGCTCCCGGGTCGCACCTCCGGACGACGCGCCCGCCGCCGTGGCCGCGCGGGTCGGCGAGGGCCTGTCGGGCGTGCGGTCGGTGGCCCACCGGCTGCCCGAGGCCACCGTCCGGGACGCCGTCGACGCGTTCGTCGCCGGGCTCAACCTCGCGGCCCTGGCCACCGGCCCGGTCGTGGCCGTGCTCGCCGTGGTCTGCGCCGTCGCCCTGCGGCACGTCCGCCCCATCGGGGCCGGAACGGGCGGCGGCCACTAG
- a CDS encoding DUF1905 domain-containing protein — MSADTPLVFEAELRTGPEAGSWTVFDVPGSAAFFGTRRPVRVHGTLDEVPVQITLMPTGNGGHMGSVKAATRKALGKEAGDRVRVSVAAVAP; from the coding sequence ATGTCCGCCGACACACCTCTCGTCTTCGAGGCCGAACTGCGCACCGGCCCGGAGGCCGGCTCCTGGACCGTCTTCGACGTGCCCGGCTCCGCGGCCTTCTTCGGCACCCGGCGGCCGGTGCGGGTCCACGGCACCCTCGACGAGGTGCCCGTGCAGATCACGCTCATGCCCACGGGGAACGGCGGCCACATGGGCTCGGTCAAGGCCGCGACGCGCAAGGCGCTGGGCAAGGAGGCGGGCGACCGCGTCCGGGTGAGCGTCGCGGCGGTCGCGCCGTGA
- a CDS encoding class I SAM-dependent methyltransferase translates to MTAQTTDRAPERESAEEFSDRLIGFMESGSAALLCGLGHRLGLFDTMAGRGSMSAPEVARAAGLNERYVREWLAGATMARVVEHDPRTGTYLLTSEHAACLTRAAGPGNLARLLPVLSMLARVEDRVEEAFRSGGGVPYSAYEDFQETAAGDSGVLVDASLIGTVLPLVEGMPERLALGADVADVGCGRGRAVNVMGLTYPRSRFVGYDFSPQAVAYAQGEADAMRLSNVRFELRDVATLDIEDGFDFITAFDTVHDQAHPARVLAGIHRALRPGGRFLMVDVRASSELHENAGLPWATFLYTVSLMHCMTVSLALGGDGLGSAWGEQKACAMLAEAGFGRVRVAEVDTDRFNNYYVCAPD, encoded by the coding sequence ATGACCGCGCAGACCACGGATCGAGCACCGGAGCGGGAATCGGCGGAGGAGTTCTCCGACCGGTTGATCGGCTTCATGGAATCCGGCAGCGCCGCCCTGCTGTGCGGTCTGGGGCACCGGCTCGGGCTCTTCGACACCATGGCGGGCCGGGGGTCGATGAGCGCCCCCGAGGTGGCCCGGGCGGCCGGCCTGAACGAGCGCTACGTGCGCGAATGGCTGGCCGGCGCCACCATGGCCCGCGTGGTCGAGCACGACCCTCGGACCGGCACCTACCTGCTGACCTCCGAGCACGCCGCCTGCCTGACCCGGGCGGCCGGCCCCGGCAACCTCGCCCGGCTCCTGCCGGTCCTGTCCATGCTGGCGCGCGTGGAGGACCGGGTGGAGGAGGCGTTCCGCAGCGGCGGCGGCGTCCCCTACAGCGCCTACGAGGACTTTCAGGAGACCGCGGCCGGGGACAGCGGGGTCCTGGTCGACGCCTCCCTCATCGGCACGGTGCTGCCGCTGGTGGAGGGCATGCCCGAACGGCTGGCGCTGGGCGCCGACGTGGCCGACGTCGGTTGCGGGCGCGGCCGGGCCGTCAACGTCATGGGCCTGACCTACCCGCGCAGCCGGTTCGTCGGCTACGACTTCTCCCCGCAGGCCGTCGCCTACGCCCAGGGGGAGGCCGACGCGATGCGGCTGTCCAACGTGCGGTTCGAGCTGCGCGACGTCGCGACACTGGACATCGAGGACGGCTTCGACTTCATCACCGCCTTCGACACCGTCCACGACCAGGCGCACCCCGCCCGGGTGCTCGCCGGGATCCACCGGGCGCTGCGGCCGGGCGGCCGGTTCCTCATGGTGGACGTCAGGGCGTCCAGCGAGCTGCACGAGAACGCGGGCCTGCCCTGGGCGACGTTCCTCTACACGGTCTCCCTCATGCACTGCATGACGGTGTCCCTGGCCCTGGGCGGCGACGGCCTGGGCTCGGCGTGGGGGGAGCAGAAGGCGTGCGCCATGCTGGCCGAGGCGGGGTTCGGCCGTGTGCGGGTCGCGGAGGTGGACACCGACCGGTTCAACAACTACTACGTCTGCGCCCCGGACTGA
- a CDS encoding helix-turn-helix domain-containing protein, which produces MASDGIGEIEETAGSDIPFGTRLKLHRSRRGLTREVLGGLVGRSASWVKALETGRLGTPKLPLLLKLADALRIRDLAELTGAGSIPVEPFSGPGHPRLPAVRAAVNAFAPAADRPVPGLPHLRARLRGAWRARHAAPDHREVLGALLPELIEDAQAAVHAADRESHRRAARAVLSEVYSLAQFFIAYQPAQSLLWRVCERAVVTAREADDPRALGIAAWLMVQAHRDAGDWDAADAVAEGALAHLGAHLDRRDSDELRSLWGSLQFEAGYTAARRGESGAAWHRWDTARRAAERLPAGFYHPVTSFSRAVMGAHAVTVAVELRNGGEGVRQSLRSEAHTIPSRPRRARHRIEQARAYRLDGREGEALRLLAQAHAIAPETIRYNGHARAMIMEGLHSREHRARAAGLADRVGVPA; this is translated from the coding sequence ATGGCCTCCGACGGCATCGGGGAGATCGAGGAAACCGCCGGCTCCGACATCCCCTTCGGCACCCGCCTCAAGCTCCACCGCTCCCGCAGAGGACTGACCCGCGAAGTCCTGGGCGGGCTGGTGGGCCGCTCCGCCTCCTGGGTGAAGGCCCTGGAGACCGGCCGCCTGGGCACCCCCAAACTGCCGCTGCTGCTCAAGCTGGCGGACGCCCTGCGGATCCGCGACCTGGCCGAGCTGACCGGGGCCGGGTCGATCCCGGTCGAGCCGTTCAGCGGCCCCGGGCACCCGCGCCTGCCCGCCGTGCGGGCGGCGGTCAACGCCTTCGCGCCCGCCGCCGACCGCCCCGTGCCGGGGCTGCCCCACCTGCGGGCCCGGCTGCGCGGGGCGTGGCGGGCCCGGCACGCGGCCCCCGACCACCGCGAGGTGCTGGGCGCGCTGCTGCCGGAGCTGATCGAGGACGCGCAGGCCGCCGTGCACGCGGCGGACCGCGAGTCCCACCGGCGGGCCGCCCGCGCGGTGCTGTCCGAGGTGTACTCGCTGGCGCAGTTCTTCATCGCCTACCAGCCCGCGCAGAGCCTGCTGTGGCGGGTGTGCGAGCGCGCCGTGGTGACCGCGCGCGAGGCCGACGACCCGCGCGCCCTGGGCATCGCCGCCTGGCTGATGGTCCAGGCGCACCGCGACGCCGGCGACTGGGACGCCGCGGACGCGGTGGCCGAGGGGGCACTGGCGCACCTGGGCGCCCACCTGGACCGGCGGGATTCCGACGAGCTCCGGTCGCTGTGGGGCTCCCTGCAGTTCGAGGCCGGGTACACCGCCGCCCGGCGCGGCGAGAGCGGCGCTGCCTGGCACCGGTGGGACACGGCGCGGCGGGCCGCGGAGCGGCTTCCGGCGGGGTTCTACCACCCGGTCACCTCGTTCTCCCGGGCCGTCATGGGCGCGCACGCGGTGACGGTGGCGGTGGAGCTGCGCAACGGCGGCGAGGGGGTGCGCCAGTCGCTGCGGTCGGAGGCGCACACCATCCCGTCGCGGCCGCGGCGGGCCCGGCACCGGATCGAGCAGGCCCGGGCGTACCGGCTGGACGGGCGGGAGGGCGAGGCGCTGCGGCTGCTGGCGCAGGCGCACGCGATCGCCCCGGAGACCATCCGCTACAACGGGCACGCCCGCGCCATGATCATGGAGGGCCTGCACTCGCGCGAGCACCGCGCGCGGGCGGCCGGGCTGGCCGACCGGGTGGGCGTCCCGGCCTGA
- a CDS encoding TetR/AcrR family transcriptional regulator, with the protein MGRPRGFDEEQVVRAARDVFWEKGFDGTSTADLCAATGLNRSSLYNTFRSKEHLFLRALARYTTDTTDGQVELLDDDGLSGLDRIRALLARIVDDAVRIREEGPGSGCFVVNTTTSFAAHDPAVARLLGTDRDRRLASLRTAVLAGRADGSVHPDREPEATAWYLVSVISGIRVAGQSGARREVLESVAGTAVEALRA; encoded by the coding sequence ATGGGAAGACCACGGGGGTTCGACGAGGAGCAGGTGGTCAGGGCCGCCCGCGACGTGTTCTGGGAGAAGGGGTTCGACGGGACCTCCACGGCCGACCTGTGCGCGGCCACCGGACTGAACCGCTCCAGCCTGTACAACACGTTCCGGTCCAAGGAGCACCTGTTCCTCAGGGCCCTGGCGCGGTACACGACGGACACCACCGACGGCCAGGTGGAACTCCTGGACGACGACGGCCTCAGCGGCCTGGACCGCATCCGGGCGCTGCTCGCCCGCATCGTGGACGACGCGGTGCGGATCCGGGAGGAGGGCCCCGGGTCGGGCTGCTTCGTGGTCAACACGACCACGTCGTTCGCCGCGCACGACCCGGCGGTCGCCCGGCTGCTCGGCACCGACCGCGACCGGCGCCTGGCGTCGCTGCGCACGGCCGTCCTGGCGGGCCGCGCCGACGGGTCGGTCCACCCGGACCGCGAGCCCGAGGCGACGGCCTGGTATCTCGTCTCGGTGATCTCCGGCATCCGGGTGGCGGGGCAGTCCGGCGCCCGGCGGGAGGTCCTGGAGTCCGTCGCCGGGACCGCGGTCGAGGCGCTGCGGGCCTGA
- a CDS encoding DoxX family protein: MSFLHLAAVLPAALLCAAAAVANLTGHRYPREEADRLGVPRTWIPVLGTLLGAGALGLLAGLAVPAVGLAAAAGLVLYFVGALVAHLRVGDLRLGAWALFSVLSAAALAAYLLL; the protein is encoded by the coding sequence ATGTCCTTTCTCCACCTCGCCGCCGTCCTGCCCGCGGCGCTCCTCTGCGCCGCCGCGGCGGTCGCGAACCTCACCGGCCACCGCTACCCGCGCGAGGAGGCGGACCGGCTGGGTGTGCCCCGCACATGGATCCCCGTGCTGGGCACACTGCTCGGCGCGGGTGCGCTGGGGCTGCTGGCCGGCCTGGCCGTACCCGCCGTGGGGCTGGCCGCCGCCGCAGGGCTCGTCCTGTACTTCGTCGGCGCCCTCGTCGCCCACCTGCGCGTCGGGGACCTCCGCCTCGGTGCCTGGGCGCTGTTCTCCGTCCTGTCCGCGGCGGCCCTGGCCGCCTACCTGCTGCTCTGA
- a CDS encoding SRPBCC domain-containing protein yields the protein MTETSPVLHGTFTVPFTLAAAPGRVFAGFSDEPLRRRWFRMPGPSATARHRLDFRTGGTEEAGSVFPGTEGPEELEYRSRFLDIAPDRRIVYGYEARVNGVTRWTSQVILEFASETGGTLLTWTEQYAFLVLTGDGSQDVAHLKGATRLRLNGLASVVEDRPAPGRPLTRPRR from the coding sequence ATGACCGAGACCTCCCCCGTGCTGCACGGCACCTTCACCGTGCCCTTCACGCTGGCCGCCGCCCCCGGCCGGGTGTTCGCCGGATTCTCCGATGAGCCACTGCGCCGCCGGTGGTTCCGCATGCCAGGGCCGTCGGCGACGGCCCGCCACCGGCTGGACTTCCGGACCGGCGGCACCGAGGAGGCCGGGAGCGTCTTCCCCGGCACGGAGGGGCCGGAGGAGCTGGAGTACCGGTCCCGGTTCCTGGACATCGCGCCCGACCGGCGCATCGTGTACGGGTACGAGGCCCGGGTGAACGGGGTGACCCGGTGGACCTCCCAGGTGATCCTGGAGTTCGCTTCCGAGACCGGGGGGACCCTGCTGACCTGGACCGAGCAGTACGCCTTCCTGGTGCTGACCGGGGACGGGTCCCAGGACGTCGCCCACCTGAAGGGCGCCACCCGGCTGCGCCTCAACGGGCTGGCCTCCGTGGTGGAGGACCGCCCGGCCCCGGGGCGCCCGCTCACCCGCCCCCGCCGGTAG
- a CDS encoding MFS transporter has product MPPAVPLLALGLFTMVTSEFLVGGLMPQMAEDLGTSVTRIGHLITAFALAMALGGPAAALAVRRLRPDRALLALFAVFLLGNALAALAWSYPAVFVARVLTGAAAGGFFGVAVSTASRLVPAHLRGRAVGTALQGVMVGTLLGLPLSTLLGGWLGWRAAFAAVGVLTVAVAAATARYLPRLEPTATAHGHGGRTDGGTGGGIDAGDGADGAGTAKRAGTGEAAALRDPRLWAVMATSTLIISATFSAFSYFTPILTEVTGLPRELVPLLLFGYGAATVAGTAVVGRLASSHAVAAIVAGLALNTVFLTGFALFAASPVPALVAMAGIGLVGITLNPAMVTRVQRVGGAGTMVNTAHSSFITLGVVVGSWAGGEGIAAFGLRAPLWIGAALALLALLAMAPAVLASRRSGSPAGAAAVSASGQI; this is encoded by the coding sequence GTGCCCCCTGCCGTGCCCCTCCTGGCACTCGGCCTGTTCACCATGGTCACCAGCGAGTTCCTGGTCGGCGGCCTCATGCCGCAGATGGCCGAGGACCTGGGGACCAGCGTCACCCGCATCGGCCACCTCATCACCGCGTTCGCCCTGGCCATGGCCCTGGGCGGCCCGGCCGCCGCCCTGGCGGTGCGCCGCCTGCGCCCCGACCGCGCCCTGCTGGCACTGTTCGCCGTCTTCCTCCTGGGCAACGCGCTGGCCGCCCTCGCCTGGTCCTATCCCGCCGTGTTCGTCGCCCGGGTCCTCACCGGGGCGGCCGCCGGCGGCTTCTTCGGGGTGGCGGTGTCCACCGCCTCCCGCCTGGTCCCCGCCCACCTGCGCGGCCGCGCCGTCGGCACGGCCCTCCAGGGGGTGATGGTGGGCACCCTGCTGGGACTCCCGCTGTCGACGCTCCTGGGCGGATGGCTCGGCTGGCGGGCCGCCTTCGCCGCCGTCGGCGTCCTGACCGTCGCGGTGGCCGCGGCCACCGCCCGGTACCTGCCCCGCCTGGAGCCGACCGCGACCGCCCACGGGCACGGCGGCCGGACCGATGGCGGAACCGGCGGCGGGATCGACGCCGGGGACGGCGCGGACGGCGCCGGGACCGCGAAGCGGGCCGGGACCGGCGAGGCCGCGGCGCTCCGCGACCCCCGCCTGTGGGCGGTCATGGCGACCTCCACCCTGATCATCAGCGCGACCTTCAGCGCGTTCAGCTACTTCACCCCGATCCTCACCGAGGTCACCGGCCTGCCCCGGGAGCTGGTCCCGCTGCTGCTGTTCGGCTACGGCGCGGCCACGGTCGCGGGCACCGCTGTGGTGGGCCGACTGGCCTCCTCCCACGCGGTCGCCGCCATCGTGGCGGGGCTGGCCCTCAACACCGTGTTCCTGACCGGGTTCGCCCTGTTCGCCGCGTCCCCGGTCCCGGCGCTGGTCGCCATGGCGGGCATCGGCCTGGTCGGCATCACCCTCAACCCGGCGATGGTCACCCGCGTGCAGCGGGTGGGCGGGGCCGGGACCATGGTCAACACCGCGCACAGCTCGTTCATCACCCTGGGCGTGGTGGTCGGCTCCTGGGCGGGCGGGGAGGGCATCGCGGCCTTCGGACTGCGCGCGCCCCTGTGGATCGGTGCCGCGCTGGCGCTGCTCGCCCTGCTCGCGATGGCGCCCGCGGTCCTGGCCTCCCGGCGGTCCGGCTCCCCCGCCGGGGCGGCGGCGGTGTCCGCATCCGGCCAGATATGA